In Macadamia integrifolia cultivar HAES 741 chromosome 12, SCU_Mint_v3, whole genome shotgun sequence, the following are encoded in one genomic region:
- the LOC122057573 gene encoding lipid phosphate phosphatase gamma-like translates to MTTHPLKAVTLTHVRYRKGDQLGHFLAWVSLIPVFISMGGFISHFMFRRELQGMFFALGLLISQFLNDLVKTSVQQARPETCAMLEMCDSHGWPSSHSQYMCFFAIYFTFLTYRGIGFPTETQKFIVSSISWATAILTMYSRVYLGYHTVAQVFAGATLGIVLGALWYWVVNYRLVFYFPAIEESAFGRMFYVKDSSHIPNVMKFEYDNARAARKNLAQKRASD, encoded by the coding sequence ATGACAACACATCCACTAAAAGCCGTTACTCTTACCCACGTTCGGTACCGAAAGGGAGATCAACTGGGTCACTTCCTCGCATGGGTTTCTCTGATCCCCGTTTTCATTAGCATGGGTGGCTTCATTTCCCACTTTATGTTTCGTCGAGAGCTTCAGGGCATGTTCTTCGCCCTTGGCCTCCTCATATCTCAGTTTCTGAACGATCTCGTTAAGACATCCGTGCAGCAGGCGCGGCCCGAGACATGTGCCATGCTTGAGATGTGCGATTCACATGGTTGGCCTTCTAGTCACTCTCAGTACATGTGCTTCTTCGCTATATACTTTACTTTTCTTACATATAGGGGAATTGGGTTCCCAACGGAGACACAGAAGTTTATTGTGTCTTCTATATCTTGGGCTACGGCCATCCTTACCATGTATTCTAGGGTTTATCTGGGCTACCACACTGTCGCACAGGTCTTTGCTGGCGCTACTCTTGGTATCGTTCTTGGGGCGCTCTGGTACTGGGTTGTCAATTATCGACTTGTCTTTTATTTCCCAGCAATCGAAGAGAGTGCATTTGGGAGAATGTTCTATGTTAAGGATTCTTCCCACATACCAAATGTAATGAAATTTGAGTATGACAATGCTAGAGCTGCTCGCAAGAATTTAGCCCAGAAGCGTGCATCAGACTGA